One Paenisporosarcina sp. FSL H8-0542 genomic region harbors:
- a CDS encoding DUF5615 family PIN-like protein, with the protein MDENITKKALTIFGNLGYDVVSIQSLGIRGEDDMVVLSEAQRLQRVLITQNGKDFIIQIPPRVQGVNHEGLFWLKYDFTKGIAEVVCNEFDQFISTVESIANEIWLHETNGSIREFNRVF; encoded by the coding sequence TTGGATGAAAATATTACAAAAAAAGCATTAACTATTTTTGGGAATCTCGGGTATGACGTAGTTAGTATTCAGTCCCTAGGGATTCGTGGAGAAGATGATATGGTTGTTCTTTCAGAAGCACAAAGACTGCAGCGTGTATTAATTACCCAAAATGGTAAGGATTTCATAATTCAGATTCCTCCTAGAGTCCAAGGTGTCAATCATGAAGGTTTATTTTGGTTGAAATACGATTTTACTAAAGGTATTGCTGAAGTTGTATGTAATGAATTTGATCAATTTATATCGACTGTGGAGAGCATAGCAAATGAAATATGGTTACATGAAACAAATGGTAGTATAAGAGAATTTAATCGAGTATTCTAG
- a CDS encoding DUF433 domain-containing protein, with amino-acid sequence MVSQIRYETRKQYKEPQITFQNDLTENFSLQFQKGHANFNVKSFEDNENRIHIGLRDETSAYNGYYQLTRKRVVDMSNGKSYLESVVIDHAVTSVKHNVLGGLPSIKGTRVPISTIIACLAEEMSIAEISEDYDLSPEQIKSSLLFIVDVLNRPYYGDE; translated from the coding sequence ATGGTTTCACAAATTCGTTATGAAACGAGAAAGCAATATAAAGAACCCCAAATCACTTTTCAAAATGATCTTACCGAGAATTTCAGTCTGCAATTTCAGAAAGGACATGCCAATTTTAATGTCAAAAGCTTCGAAGATAACGAAAATCGCATTCACATAGGGTTAAGGGACGAGACTTCTGCATATAATGGTTACTATCAGTTAACACGGAAACGGGTGGTAGACATGAGCAATGGTAAATCTTATCTGGAATCAGTTGTTATTGATCACGCTGTTACAAGTGTAAAGCACAACGTTTTAGGAGGACTTCCATCCATTAAAGGCACAAGAGTTCCCATATCCACAATAATAGCTTGTCTTGCTGAAGAAATGAGCATTGCTGAAATCAGTGAGGATTATGATTTGTCTCCAGAGCAAATTAAATCAAGCTTGTTGTTTATTGTTGATGTCCTAAATAGACCGTATTACGGAGATGAATGA
- a CDS encoding HNH endonuclease: MNEYKTSGEVQELLGISRTTLHRMEKEGMPFEKIGRTKRYELSTVEYWMNSRQSGIQDLIIGEVYSNDEIATIFKAGNMGGMRRSHTTNSLVIISDHTKMYDDRIEVTSEGIEVLHYTGMGKNGDQSLEFAQNKTLRDSNVNGIKVYLFEKFRDEIGYTFRGQVKLIDEPYQERQLGEDKIDRKVWMFPLQIINKSIVINETDLKNLQNEKEEKVEKETRNISLEELKELAMRAKNNGRRRTYTTSYTRDPYVAEFAKRRANGFCDLCEQPAQFNDKKGNPYLECHHIDFLSEGGKDTIENVVALCVVCHKKQHILRDPDETFNLINKYNPDFTTPIIEVW; the protein is encoded by the coding sequence ATGAATGAATATAAAACATCTGGAGAAGTACAAGAGCTATTAGGTATTTCCCGAACAACACTACATCGTATGGAAAAAGAAGGTATGCCATTTGAAAAGATTGGTAGAACGAAAAGATATGAACTTAGTACAGTTGAGTATTGGATGAATAGTCGCCAAAGCGGGATTCAAGACCTAATAATTGGAGAAGTTTATTCAAATGATGAGATAGCTACAATTTTCAAGGCAGGTAATATGGGTGGCATGAGACGCAGTCATACGACGAATTCATTAGTCATTATTTCCGACCACACAAAAATGTATGATGATCGGATCGAAGTTACTAGCGAAGGAATTGAAGTCTTACACTACACTGGTATGGGCAAAAATGGAGATCAAAGTCTTGAATTTGCACAAAATAAAACTTTAAGGGATTCAAATGTAAATGGAATTAAAGTATATCTTTTTGAAAAATTTAGAGATGAAATCGGGTACACATTCCGAGGTCAGGTGAAATTGATAGATGAGCCTTATCAAGAAAGACAATTAGGTGAAGATAAAATTGATCGCAAGGTATGGATGTTTCCATTACAAATTATTAACAAAAGCATAGTGATAAATGAAACTGATCTAAAAAATCTACAAAATGAAAAAGAAGAAAAAGTAGAGAAGGAAACAAGAAATATTTCACTCGAAGAACTGAAAGAGTTAGCGATGCGGGCCAAAAATAATGGGCGTCGACGTACCTATACAACAAGTTATACACGTGATCCATATGTTGCTGAATTCGCAAAACGACGTGCAAATGGTTTCTGTGATTTATGTGAACAACCAGCACAATTCAATGATAAAAAAGGGAATCCCTATTTAGAATGCCATCATATTGATTTTCTTTCAGAGGGTGGAAAAGATACGATTGAAAATGTAGTAGCACTTTGTGTAGTGTGTCACAAAAAACAGCATATACTTCGAGATCCAGATGAAACATTTAATTTAATTAACAAATATAACCCAGACTTTACTACTCCTATTATAGAAGTCTGGTGA
- a CDS encoding MBL fold metallo-hydrolase yields the protein MSVHFINVDQGDATYIKTPNGDDILNDAGNKGKGDMVVSYLKKLKVDDIEVLISTHPGADHVGGLKRLCP from the coding sequence ATGTCAGTTCACTTTATTAATGTTGATCAAGGTGATGCAACCTATATTAAAACACCAAATGGCGACGATATCTTGAATGACGCTGGAAACAAAGGAAAAGGTGATATGGTAGTTTCCTACCTAAAGAAATTGAAAGTGGATGATATAGAGGTATTAATCTCAACTCACCCCGGTGCTGATCATGTGGGCGGACTGAAACGTCTTTGCCCCTAA